In Arthrobacter sp. PAMC25284, a single genomic region encodes these proteins:
- a CDS encoding NAD kinase: MSRRVLILAHTGREESLKAAWEACALLQVSGLIPVMQKSELADMVSFFGQLDHPVEVLHDHVKLSDVELVMVLGGDGTILRAAELVRDVDVPLLGVNLGHVGFLAESERADLEQTVDWIARRDYTVEERMTIDVQVWVRGQKIWHTWALNEAAIEKGNRERMLEVVTEVDERPLTSFGCDGVVLATPTGSTAYAFSAGGPVVWPEVEALLIVPISAHALFAKPLVVSPRSRLAVEILNRTDARGVLWCDGRRSVDLPPGARIEVTKSATPVRLARTHQTPFSARLVRKFELPIQGWRGPVPQTGTVHTGPIPVVHTPGAMPSPAAPRHAGSGAPIDPSTAK, encoded by the coding sequence ATGAGCAGGCGCGTCCTGATCCTTGCCCACACAGGCCGCGAGGAATCTCTCAAGGCTGCTTGGGAGGCATGTGCCCTGCTACAGGTCTCCGGCCTGATTCCGGTGATGCAGAAATCCGAGTTGGCGGACATGGTTAGCTTTTTCGGCCAGCTGGACCACCCGGTGGAGGTCCTTCACGACCACGTCAAGCTGTCCGACGTCGAACTCGTCATGGTGCTCGGCGGCGACGGCACGATCCTGCGGGCCGCGGAACTGGTCCGGGACGTCGATGTGCCGCTATTGGGCGTCAATCTTGGCCACGTAGGGTTCCTGGCCGAGAGCGAACGTGCCGACCTGGAACAGACTGTCGACTGGATCGCCCGCCGTGACTATACGGTGGAAGAACGGATGACCATCGACGTCCAGGTCTGGGTCCGGGGCCAAAAGATCTGGCACACCTGGGCCCTGAACGAGGCTGCCATCGAAAAAGGCAACCGGGAACGGATGCTCGAGGTCGTCACCGAGGTCGACGAACGTCCGCTGACCTCGTTTGGCTGCGACGGCGTCGTCCTGGCGACCCCCACTGGCTCCACCGCGTACGCTTTCTCCGCCGGCGGCCCCGTGGTGTGGCCTGAAGTCGAGGCCCTGCTGATCGTCCCCATCAGCGCCCACGCCCTCTTCGCCAAGCCGCTGGTGGTCTCGCCGCGGTCCCGGCTCGCGGTGGAGATCCTCAACCGAACCGACGCCAGGGGTGTGCTGTGGTGTGACGGACGGCGTTCCGTCGACCTGCCACCCGGGGCCCGGATCGAAGTGACCAAGTCCGCCACCCCGGTGCGGCTGGCCAGGACCCATCAAACGCCGTTTTCCGCACGTCTGGTCCGGAAGTTCGAACTGCCGATCCAGGGCTGGCGCGGCCCCGTTCCGCAGACCGGCACCGTGCACACCGGGCCGATCCCCGTCGTCCATACCCCGGGCGCGATGCCGTCGCCCGCTGCCCCGCGGCATGCAGGATCCGGCGCCCCCATCGATCCCTCAACTGCGAAGTGA
- a CDS encoding TlyA family RNA methyltransferase, with protein sequence MSRLDQVLVSRGMARSRTHAARLIAEGKVSSDGEVLAKASLQVPDGTVLDVQASAEDIYVSRAGHKLAGALDAFPGVEVQGKRCLDAGASTGGFTDVLLRRGANHVVAVDVGHDQLVPEIRNDARVAVHEGLNVRYMTPAEIGGPVELTVADLSFISLTLVAASLAVCTERGGDLVLMVKPQFEIGKDRLGRTGVVSSERERRMAVGKVAAAAMDAGLDLKGLAVSPLPGQDGNVEYFLWIRRGIRTDLPKIEERDAAVAALLGTIWPQH encoded by the coding sequence ATGAGCAGGCTTGACCAGGTTCTTGTCAGCCGCGGGATGGCCAGGTCCCGCACCCACGCCGCCCGGCTGATTGCCGAGGGCAAGGTCAGCTCCGATGGCGAGGTGCTGGCGAAGGCCTCACTCCAGGTTCCGGACGGTACCGTGCTGGATGTCCAGGCCTCCGCAGAAGACATTTACGTCAGCCGCGCAGGCCACAAACTGGCCGGTGCGCTGGACGCCTTTCCCGGCGTCGAGGTCCAGGGCAAGCGGTGCCTCGACGCCGGTGCCTCCACCGGCGGATTCACCGACGTCCTTCTTCGGCGCGGAGCAAACCATGTGGTGGCGGTCGACGTCGGTCACGACCAGCTCGTCCCTGAAATCCGCAATGACGCTCGGGTCGCCGTCCATGAGGGGCTCAACGTCCGCTACATGACGCCGGCCGAGATTGGCGGGCCGGTCGAACTGACGGTGGCGGACCTGTCCTTCATCTCCCTCACGCTCGTGGCGGCGTCCCTCGCGGTTTGCACAGAACGCGGCGGTGACCTGGTCCTGATGGTCAAGCCGCAGTTTGAAATCGGTAAGGACCGGCTGGGGCGCACCGGCGTTGTCAGCTCCGAACGGGAGCGGCGCATGGCCGTCGGCAAAGTGGCGGCCGCCGCAATGGACGCAGGCCTTGATTTGAAGGGACTGGCCGTGAGCCCTTTGCCCGGCCAGGACGGAAACGTCGAGTACTTTCTGTGGATAAGGCGCGGGATTCGCACGGATCTGCCTAAGATCGAGGAGCGGGACGCGGCGGTTGCTGCGTTACTCGGAACAATCTGGCCACAGCACTAG
- a CDS encoding HAD-IIA family hydrolase, whose product MAETDLISRFDALLADLDGVVYAGPHAIPGAVESLRRLAGIGVGLGYVTNNASRTPAQVAQHLRELGAPADDHQVVSSSQAAAALLASMFPAGARVLITGSSALAEEVDLVGLVPVRSAEDDPVAVVQGFNPEIGWKDLAEASFVIAGGAQWVATNTDMTIPQPRGFAPGNGALVAAVAAATGKTPLVAGKPEAPLFHTAAKRLAADRPLVVGDRLDTDILGGNNAGFATVAVLTGVDTTESILAARTLERPDFLIRDLTELYRPYPSVENDDGRFRCGASAATVDGKTVRISGDPGDLDSWRAACAAWWAANPDTASALAPAVEWLDH is encoded by the coding sequence ATGGCCGAAACAGACCTGATCTCACGGTTCGATGCACTGCTCGCCGACCTTGACGGCGTCGTGTATGCAGGCCCGCATGCTATACCGGGTGCGGTTGAGTCGCTGCGCCGGCTTGCCGGGATTGGCGTCGGTCTCGGCTACGTCACCAACAACGCGTCCCGCACGCCGGCCCAGGTCGCACAGCACCTGCGCGAACTGGGCGCCCCGGCGGACGACCACCAGGTGGTCAGCTCCTCGCAGGCGGCTGCGGCGTTGCTGGCCTCCATGTTCCCGGCGGGAGCCCGGGTGCTCATCACCGGCAGCAGCGCGCTGGCGGAGGAAGTCGATCTCGTCGGGCTGGTCCCGGTCCGTAGCGCCGAGGATGATCCCGTCGCCGTCGTCCAGGGCTTCAATCCAGAAATTGGCTGGAAGGACCTGGCCGAAGCGTCATTTGTCATCGCCGGCGGTGCGCAGTGGGTGGCCACCAATACAGACATGACCATTCCGCAGCCCCGGGGTTTCGCGCCCGGAAATGGAGCGCTCGTGGCGGCGGTGGCCGCCGCTACCGGAAAAACGCCGCTCGTCGCCGGCAAACCCGAGGCGCCCCTGTTCCACACAGCCGCGAAACGGCTGGCCGCGGACCGGCCACTCGTCGTCGGCGACCGGCTCGACACCGACATCCTCGGCGGAAACAACGCAGGGTTTGCCACGGTAGCCGTGCTCACCGGCGTCGACACGACGGAATCCATCCTTGCCGCGCGGACTCTCGAGCGCCCGGACTTCCTGATCCGGGACCTGACGGAGTTGTACCGTCCTTATCCTTCCGTGGAGAACGACGACGGCCGGTTCCGCTGCGGCGCGTCCGCGGCGACCGTGGACGGAAAGACTGTCCGCATCAGCGGTGATCCCGGTGACCTGGATTCCTGGCGGGCTGCCTGTGCAGCCTGGTGGGCGGCCAACCCTGACACGGCCAGCGCCCTGGCGCCAGCCGTCGAATGGCTTGACCACTAG